AACAACCCAAAAACGAAGAGAGCCCGTGTCTTGCAAAAGGCGCGGGCTCTCTTCGTTTAAAATCTATTTTGCAGAATCAGAAGAATCTGCCTTTGCAAGCAAGAATAGTACCTATGATAACCATCCTATACAAAGCCCGTAAAAATAGCCAGCAGGTACCGCCTGTATGCCATATGTACAAAATACCACTATGAAAAAAAGATTGTGTTTTCTTCTGTGCAGCGCGTGTATGTTCATGATGAGTAGCTGCGGTGGATCTTCAGACTCCACTTCTGTAGACGCCGCCGGGAAACACAATGAAGATCTTCTGGAAACCACCGGCAAAGATGAGAAAGCCGGCTGGTTTGTAGCAGAAGCGGCCAGCGCCGGTATGTTAGAGGCAGAACTGGGCCGCCTGGCCAGCAGCAAAGCCAACGCGCCACAGGTGAAAGCATTGGGGCAGACGCTGCTCAACCACCACACCCAAACCAACGGCCAGCTAAGACAGATTGCAGACCTCAAGAACCTGATGCTGCCCACCCAGATGGGCGACGACCAGCAGGAGAATTACAACGAGGTCATGAGCAAGAACGGCCCGGCGTTTGACAAAGCCTACCTAGAGGGCATCATCCAACATCATAAGAAATCCATTAAGGAGTATGAAGAGATGGCGCAGGAAGGAACAGACGTAGAACTGAAAGCCTTTGCCTCCAAGAGCCTTCCTATGCTGCGGGCCCATCTGGCACAGGCAGAGCAGCTGGAAGATCAACTAAACCTCTAATCAACCCAACCACAGCAGCATGATGAAGAATTGGATCTACGCCCTTGGGGTGGCAGGAATACTATGCACCGCTAGCGGGTGCGCCACCCTTGGAATTGGAACAGACGGAACGCCCGCAGACACCGGCACCGGAACAGGAACCCCCTCCACCAAACAGGCAGACCAGGCGTTTGTCTCCAGCGCCGCCAGCAGCGGACAATTGGAGGTGCGGTTAAGCGAGGTGGCGGTGCAGAAAGCGGTGACCATAGAAGTGCGCGAGTTCTCGCGGCTCATGGTGCAGCACCATACCAAAGCCAACAGTGAACTGCAGGGTCTGGCGCGGCAGCATGGGCTTACTTTTTCCACCACGCTGCAGGCAGACCACCAGGCTATTTATGAACGGGTGTCTAAACTGACAGGGGCCGCGTTTGAGAAAGCGTACGCCAGTGAGATGGAAGCCGCGCACCGGCAAGACGTGGTATTGTACCAGGCAGCTTCTTCCGGAGTGACGTTGAACACTCCTTTGCGGGGCTTCGCCTTAAAGACGCTGCCGGTGTTGCAGGGGCATTTGCGCCTGGCCACGCAATTAAAGAACGTACTCAACTAAACGCTCACGGCACAGGTGTTGACCTGAAAACCACCAGCTTACGTAAACACCAGATACTATGAGAAACTTAAAACATATATGGATGGGCGCACTAGCCGCAGGAGCCTTGGCAGGCTGCAGCAGAATAGACGCGTCCACCGCCAATACCGTACCCACCACAGACGGCTACACCAACAACGTGATGTCTACCAATGATGCGGCCGGCGTGACCAAAGAATCTGGCAGCGCGGGGTACATGACCACCACAACCACTGGCGTGCCGCCCGCCACCATGCAATATGACAACCGCCCCCTCACCGAGGAACGGTTCCTGACTGAGGCCGCCAGCAGCAGCCTGCTGGAAGTAGCCCTGGGGCGCCTGGCCGTGCAAAAGGCCATGGATCCAGAAGTGAAGCAGTTTGGCCAGACCATGATAGACTACCACGCCAAGGCCAGACAGGACCTGAAGACCGTGGCAGACGGCATGAACCTGGACCTGCCCGTCACTATGATTCCCAGACACCAGAAACTGCTAGGCAAACTGCAGGACGAGTCTGGCGCCTCTTTTGACAGAAAATACATGGACGCCATGGAAGAAGCACACAAAGAAGACCTGGCCAAGTTTGAGATGGTCAGCAACTCGGCGGCTTCTACCAGCGTGCGGGCCTTCGCCATCAGAACCTTGCCCATCCTGAGAGTCCACACCCACCGCGCCGACCAGTTGGAAGACAAGGTAGAAAGAGCCGGCAATTAACCGGCGGCCATACAGTGCTTACACCATTGAACACCTAACCATTAATACTACTTCTATGAAAAAAACATTGTTCTTCTTTGCCGCCGGCGCCATGCTATTTGGCGCGGCCTGTACCAGCACCACTACAGACGCAGACACCAACACCACCGCAGAAACCACCACAGACGCCACGGCCACCACAACCACAGAGACTACGACCACTACTACTGCTGATGCCAGCAGCACAGACAACGCCAGCGGCATGCTGGACGCCACCACCATTGCCAACATGAATGACGCCACCTTCATGATGACGGCGGCCAGCAGCAACATGCTGGAAATAGAGGCGGGTAAACTGGCAGCCCAGCAAGCCACCAACGCCGAGGTGAAACGCTTCGCGCAGATGATGGTAGACCATCACACCAAAGCCAGCCAGGAACAGATGACCATTGCATCGCAGATGAACGTGACCTTGCCTACGGCCCTAATGCCCATGCACCAGACCATGTTGGATAAGCTGCAGAACAAAACCGGCAAAGACTTTGACGAAGAATACATGGACATGATGGAAGTAGCCCATAAAATGGACATCGCGCTGTTTGAGGCCAAGAGCAACAATGCCCAGGAGCCAACCGTGAAAGCGTTTGCCGCCAAGGGCCTGCCCATGCTCAAGTCACACCAAGAGATGGCCACCAAGATTGAAGACCAGGTAGACTAAACCCCACCTGCTTTGATCATCTGCAAGAAGGCCAACCGGAGGAGTCTCTGGTTGGCCTTCGTTTTTAGGCTATTTCCTGGAAAACAAGCCAAAAACGACTGAGGAGATAAAAGAAAAGGCGTCCTTCATCCGGCCTTGGTCAAGAGTCTTACAAAGTTCTGGGAAGGCGAAAGGGCCTGCGCCGCGTTCAGGGAAAGACAGAACTCGGCATTGCCGGAAATTTGTGCCGGTTGCCTAAGATAAACTCCTGAAACAGGGTGTCGTATAAACCCCAAATTCTTTACCTTTGCCGCAACACATTACAAGATATATGAAAAAGATAATGCCATTTTTTGTGGCTGGCGCCTTATTGATGGGCTCGGCTTGTAATACTTACACAGCCTCCACAGATGTAGATGATAAGGGTACAGGCTATGCGTTGACAGGCCAGGAAACCGAAGCCGGTCAAAACAACAGCGCTGCCGTTGCTGAATCCAACAGCAAAGCCATGCTGGCCAACCCAGATACGCAGTCTCCTAAAGACTCTACCGGTACTGACTCTGCTGCTGTGGCAAAAGATACTACCGCTGCTTCGGCTAAGAAAGACACTGCCGCTAAGAAGTAGGCCCATCTCCTGATTTCTGGTAATTACCTGTTGGAAGGTTAACCAGGAAGGAGTGATTTTAAGGCGATGCACTTTGAGCGCCTTTATTCTGAAACAGAAAGCCCTTCCCGTATCATGTACGGGAAGGGCTTTCTGTTATACATTCGTTTTTGGGCTGTTTTCAGAGAAACAGCCCAAAAACGCTACTCGGTTTTCTTCTTTTTGGGGCCGGGCTTTTTCTTCTCCTTCACCTCTGAACTGGTAGAACCATCCACGTTTTCCTCTTTCTTTTTGCGGCCTCTGGGCTTCTTCTCCTTCACTTCTTCCACAGGCGCATCGTCAAAGGTGTCTTCTGGTTCATCGGCTACAAACTTGGGCGCGTCTACGTACAGGCTGGTACTCAGCTCGTCCTTTAAGAAGCGTGAGGTATGGCCTAAACCGGTGGCGGCTACTTCTTCTGGCGTTCCTTGGGCTACAATAGAGCCGCCCTTGGCACCGCCTTCTGGTCCTATGTCAATCACATGGTCCGCTACTTTAATCAGGTCCATGTTGTGCTCAATGATGAGTACGGAATTGCCTTTGTCTACCAGACGGTTTAAGACGTCTGAGAGGTGTTCAATGTCCTGGAAGTGAAGACCCGTGGTAGGTTCATCTAGAATGTACAGCGTGCGGCCCGTGTCTTTCTTGGAAAGCTCCGTCGCCAGTTTGACGCGCTGTGCTTCACCACCAGAAAGGGTAGTCGCCTGTTGGCCCAGGGTGATATAGCCTAAGCCTACATCATTTAGGGTCTTAATCTTGCGCAGGATTCTAGGCTGGTGCTCAAAGAACTCCACCGCCTGCTCTACGGTCATGTCCAGAATATCCGTTACCGACTTGCCTTTGAACCTTACTTCTAGGGTTTCGCGGTTGTAGCGCTTGCCTTTGCAGGTCTCACACGGCACGTATACGTCTGGCATGAAGTTCATCTCAATGGTACGCATACCGGCACCCTCACAGGTCTCACAGCGGCCACCTTTCACATTAAAGGAGAACCTGCCCGCCGCATAGCCTCTAATCTTGGCCTCGGGCATAGACGCGAACAAGCTTCTAATCTCGGTGAACACACCAGTATAAGTGGCCGGGTTAGAGCGCGGCGTACGTCCGATTGGGCTTTGATCTACTTCAATGACCTTGTCAATATGGTTCAGGCCTTCAATACCCTTGAACGGAAGCGGCTCACGCTTGGCATGGAAGAAATGCTTGTTCAGGATGGGGTACAACGTGTCATGAATCAACGACGATTTTCCACTCCCCGAAACCCCGGTCACGCAAATCAACTTACCCAAAGGCAGTTCCAGCGTTACGTCTTTCAGGTTGTGGCCAGTGGCTCCGCGCAGAATAACAGACTTACCATTGCCTTCACGCTTTTGACGGCGCACGGGAATACCTCTTCTATAGCTTAAATAGTCTGCGGTGGTGGTACCGCTTTCCATCATTTCTTGAGGCGTACCAGCGGTTACAATCTGTCCGCCGTGAATACCCGCTCCCGGACCAATATCCACCACGTAATCGGCGGCCAGAATCATGTCTTTGTCGTGCTCTACTACCACCACTGAGTTGCCCAGGTCACGTAAGTCCTGCAAAGCCTTAATCAGCTTTTCATTGTCACGCTGGTGCAAACCAATGCTAGGTTCATCCATGATGTAGAGCACACCCACCAACTGCGTACCAATCTGCGTGGCCAATCTAATCCGTTGGCTTTCACCACCAGACAGTGTTCGCACGGAGCGGTGCAAATGCAGGTATTCCAATCCCACGTCTACCAGGAAACCAATCCGCTTGCGGATCTCTTTCAGAAGCTCGCGGGCGATGAGGTTCTGGCGGTCATTGAGGCGGTCTTCCAGGTTGGCAATCCAGTCAGCGAGCTGTTGGATGTCCATTTCAGACAGTTGCCCAATGTGGGTGTTGTCCAGTTTGAAGTGCAGGGATTCCTTCTTCAAGCGGTAGCCGTTACACTCGGGGCAGGTGCTCTGCTGGGTGTATTCCTGAATCCAGGCGCGCACGTTGTCAGAGTCAGACTCCAGTTGTTTCTTCAAGAAGTTGATGACACCCTCAAACACGAACGGCTCTTTCTTGCCTTTGGGGTCTTCCTCTTCAAAACCGTACATGAGCTGGTGCCACGCTTCCTCAGGGATGTCCTCAATGGGAGCCATCAAAGAAAGCTTATGACGCTTGAGCAGGGCCTGTATCTGCGAGAAAATCCAGATGTCGCGGTACTCGCCTAGCGGCGCAATCCCGCCCCGGCTAATGCTCACGCTTTTGCTGGGTACTATGGATTCCTCGGTTAGTTCCTGGATTTCGCCCAAGCCATTACACACTGGGCACGCGCCGTAGGGTGAGTTGAAGGAGAAGGTATTTGGGGCCGGATCATCATACGCAATGCCCGTGGCCGGGTCCATCAAGTGACGGGAATAGAACTGCGTCTCGTTGGTGTCGGCGTCCATGGCCAGGGCGGTGCCTTTGCCGTGTTGCAACGCGTTCTGGATAGAGGTAGACAGGCGGTAGCGGTCCTCAGCAGACGGTACCAGCTTGTCAATCACAATCTCAATGTCGTGGATTTTGTAGCGGTCCACCTGCATTTTGGGCGTGAGTTCCACCAGTTCGCCGTCAATGCGGGCACGCAGGAACCCCATCTTGCGTATCTGCTCAAACAGCTCGCGGTAATGGCCCTTACGGCCTTTCACCACAGGCGCCAGAATGATGGTGCGCTTGCCGTTGAAGTACTCCATGATGTGATTCACAATCTGGTCGTCAGACTGCTTCACCATCTTCTCACCGGTCTCATAACTGAAGGCCTCGGCGGTACGGGCGTATAGCAGACGCAGGAAGTCATAAATCTCAGTGATGGTGCCCACGGTGGAGCGCGGGTTGCGCGACGTGGTTTTCTGCTCGATAGAAATCACCGGCGAAAGCCCTTCAATCTTGTCTACGTTGGGACGTTCCATGCCCCCCAGAAAGGAGCGGGCGTAGGCCGAAAACGTCTCCATGTAGCGGCGCTGGCCCTCGGCGTAGATGGTGTCAAAGGCCAGGGAGGATTTTCCCGAGCCCGAGATACCCGTGAAGACCACCAACTCATTGCGCGGTATCTTCAGGCTGATGTTCTTGAGGTTGTGCTCCCGGGCCCCGTACACTTCAATGAAGGGCACATCCACGGTGGTTGAGGTATGTTTGTTGGCTACCTGCGTAGCATCCGTATCTTTTGGCGTCATCCGATTTGGTTCGGTTTAAAGAGCAAAGGTAGGCATTCCCGCGCTACCATGACACCGGGCAATCCATCTCTTCTTAACCGAATTTGTAAAGGAATAGTTTAGCGGAAGATGATTGTTCTTTGTGAAGATGGGTAGATGCGTTTTTGGCCTGCTTTGGTGAAAAGAGGCTGAAAATGGTCAGGTTTGAGCCTTTTGCTAATAAGTTGACTATTTAGTCTTCCCACACTAAAAATGGATCTTTGATGTAGTGTAAGTTTTTGAAAGAAGTCTTGATTTCCCCAGGCAGAGAACTATCAAACCCAGTGATATTCTCCTTTTTTAATTGATTTAAAAGCTTGGGTGAGATATAGGTTCTCCAAGATAAGTGAGGAATTCTAAATAAATCAAGCGTAAAGTCAAAGTTGTTGCCGAACGTAATTTTATCTGTTTCTATATTCATCACATCTTCAGGGACAACAGAAACCATCTCCTCATTATTCTCTGTGGAGTAGAACTTTACTTTTTGTTTTTCACCTTTAAAATAAATAAAAAACTGTCGGAGTTGATTCGCGTTTTCCAGTGTGAATGTTACTTTCTGCTTGCTTCGGGTAATGCCCCAAAATTTTGTCTTAGAGTAATCAATAAAGTCCAAGTAGTCATTTGCATACTCAGTATCGAAAAAGAGATTATAATATTTTTTATTAATAGGGAAGTTTAATTCAAAGCCAAGCCATTTTTTTTGTTGATATAACTTAATGTCAAAAAAATTATGTGGCGGTAAGTTGTGAGTTTTAAAAATTTCTTTTGTCTTCTCAGATATTATAAGTCCATCGGCAATTGAATGGATAAAGTCGTTTCGCTTGTTAAATTGTTCATCATCATAAATAGCTTGCTTTAACAGTGGAGTAAAACTAGGAAACTTTCCCGTTGACCGTAGTTCATCTCTATATCTGGACATGCCATTTCTACCATACCAATCATAATTAGATGGAGCCTCGGCTGCTGACTCATCTGAAACACTGAGAGCAAAGTACTTACTATTCATAAATCACTATTTAATTTACTAAAAACGGTAATTACCCTTATAAAACCACTCCACTCAAATGCTCCAGCCATTCGCCTGTCAAGGTCAAATAGCTTCTGGCAACATCTGCCGTCAAACAGGAATGTACGGGTAACACCCCCACCAAACCGCCTTGCTGAAAATGATGCATCAATTTTGGCGTGGTGCGCACAATGCCGTGCTCCTGCGAGAGAGAGACCACTGCCGTATTGGGTAGAGATTCTCCCCAACCTTTCTCCGTCAACGGCACTACCAAGCCGAAGATGTTGCCCTCAGGCAAAGGCAAAACGTCCTTGGAGAAATGCACGGAGCCACCGTAGAGAATGACCTCGTTTCGGTCTGGGTGCAGGGCTACGATGGGGCAGGCCAGTGCTACGGCAATGTCTTGTAACTGGCAGGAGCCGATTTGGTGCTGGGTGAGGTCATAGAAGACGTAGTTGCCGGGGCGTATCTCATCTATGCCCGAGAAGTCTTCCATCACACTGCAACACGGCGTGTCGCCAATGGAGAGTTGCAGGTGAGGCCAATCACCTAAGTAGCGCTCTTTCAAGCTGCGCATCTTGTCCAAGGTCTGCTGATGGACGGCGGCAATCTGCTCTTGGCCGCGGGCTTTGTACGAATGCCCGGCATGCGCCAGAAACCCCTGGAACCTATGAGCCGAGGGTTGCTTTAATTCTTGTAGAACCGCATCCAACGTGGCGGTGTCTTCGGCTTTGATGCCGGTGCGACCGTAGCCAGTGTCTACCTTAATCCAAAGATGAACTGGGTGTTGCAGATGCTCGCGTAGAAAAACGACATCGTCTGCAGAGGTAATTACCAGGTGCAAGGTAATCTGCTGGGCCAGTTCTTGAATCTGGGGCAACTGGCGGCGGTTCAACGGGAAGGCCACGGTAATATCCTGCCAACCGTGCCGCGCGAAGTACTGCGCCATCTTCACCGAGGAGACCGTGATGGCTGTGGTGCCAGCTTCTTTAAACCATTCGCCTACCTGCCAACTTTGGTGCGTCTTAAAATGCGGACGCAGGCGCACGCCGGCACGCTGGGCTTTCTGGGCCATGCGCTGGATGTTGGCCTTGGCAATCTGCTCATTCAAGAGCAGGGTAGGTTCAGAAATTTGGTTAAGAAAAGAAGTAGCCATGGCGTAAAGCAACAGAATTTACCGGACAATCTCCACCCAACCTTTGAGCAGGCGTCCGTCCTGGCTATGGGCTAAATGATAATAGTAAACGCCATCAGAAAAGCCCTTGCCTTCCCATTCATTGCGGTAATCCTTGGTGTAATACACGCGCTTGCCCCAACGGTCATAGACAGACAATTCCCAGCGTGCCACATCAGTGTTATTCTTAGGATCCAGCAAGCCCATGATGAAGAAGTTGTCGTTGATGCCGTCACCGTTAGGAGTGAAAATGTTAGGAATGAACAAGCCGCCCACGCAGTCTTTCGTCTTGATGGTGAGGATATCTGATTCAATACAAATGTCTTGCAAAGAGACCGTTACGCGGTACGTGCCAGGCTTGGTCACGTCTAGCGTGGCGTTGGTGGAGCCGTCAGACCATAAATAGGTTACGTCAGGGAGTTCCTTGCCAATGGTGAGTACATCACCGTAGCAGAGGGTGGTGTCATTGCCTAGTTCAATAGTAGGCGGCGTGAGGTAGTAGACCTTAATCTCATCACGGGTGGTGCAGTTGAACTCATTGGTGACGTCTACCCAGTAGGTGCCTTGCTCAGTTACGGTAAACGTGGGTAGGGTAGAGCCGTCTTGCCATCTGTAAGTAGCATTAGGCCTTTCTACAGACATTAGTTTGGTTTTGCCTAAGCAAAGGGTTACATCTGGTCCCAGATTGACCACGGGCAGCGGATTAAAGAGCACGTTTACCTCGTCTCTGGAGGTACAGCCGTTGATGGTTACTTCCTGCCAGTAGGTACCTGAGACCGCGGGAGAAATGGTAGCCGTAGTAGCGCCCGTTGACCATTTATAACTAGCCCCAGCCTGGGCTGTGCCTAGCGTAAGTGGATCTTGAGCACAAAGCACGCGGTCAGGACCTAGGTTCACCAAGGGCAAAGGCTTGTATGCAATGGTAATGGCATCTGAGGTAGAACAACCTTCAGCATTGGTAACTTTTACTTCATAACGGCCCGGTTTAGTGACGGTATAGGTGGGACCGGTGCTGCCGTCTTGCCAGAGGTAGGTGAAGGAGTTTCCGGAGGCAGGTGTAGCGTTCAGAACGGTTGTTTCCCCTTCGCAGAGGGACAGGTTGGCGCCTAGATCAAAAGCCGGTACCGGAAGCAAAGAGACTATCACCTCATCTGTTTGAGTGCAGCCAGTACTGGACGTTACCTGCACACTATATGTGCCCGGTGTGGAGGTAGTAATGGTGGGGGTGGTAGCACCATTGCTCCAAAGGTAGGCGGTGGCGTCTGAAGTGGTGGCATCCAGCAAGGTTAACGTGCCGGGGCAGATTTGACGGTCGGGTCCCAGGTTCACGTTGGGCAAGGGTTGCACTACAAACTCAATGGTATACTCTTCCAGGGTGTTGATAAATTTACGGGTGAGCTTCACTTTATACTTGCCCGGCGCCGTAAACGTATGGTTGCCAATGGTTTCATTGGAGCTGTTTAAGATGCCCGAGGCTGGGTCTCCAAACTCCCAGACTGTAGACTGCGGCGCAGGCGAATTAGGCCCCATGTTCAGTGTAAAGGTGGTTTCCTCTCCAAAGCAAGTATTGGCCATTTTCAGCTCGCCGTCATAGTAGAAAAAGCTTTGCATAAACACTGGCAGGCCGCACATGCTGAGCCGGCCTCCTAAGTACACGCCTCGGTCTACATACATGCAACCCGGGCCACGCACCTCAGGAGCATTGATTACGCCCAGGTGCTCACTGGTAGGGCGGGCCACATACACCTTTCCATCTGGGCCCTGTTGCAAGCTACCGCCCACGTAGCGGGTGGCCCCATCTTGGCCTATAGCTGAAATAAGCAATGTAGAGCCTGCAATGGCTGCTGCATTACCTGCCTTCAAGTCTACCTGGAAAAGCTGTTGGTTTCCAGTGGTGGTAAAGTAAAGAAGGGAGCCGCTGGGCGAGAACTCTGTTCCGTACCCTTGATGAATGCCTGTGACTTTGATGGCATTGGAGACCAGGCCGGTATTGGCGTCAAAATCATATACCTCTGCCCCCACGGCCTTTGAAGCGACTGCCAGTTTTGTGCCGTCTGGGGAAAACTTCATGCAGCCAATGGCTCCAGTGCCCGCAGGGTCAGCGGAATGAACGCCTCCTGCAGAACTGCTAATGCCAGGTCTGATCCCATAGGCATCTATTTTATACGCCAGAAACACGTCAGACCCAAACCGGTGTGCCAAGACCCAATACGCCTGTTCTGTAGGGTGCCGTATTGCAGTTAGCATCTCAGAAACCTGAGCTGTTAGATAAATGTTTTTACTGGTCACATCCCCTAAGCCACCTGCCAGTGACATGTCCACGATGCTGTATCTGAGTCCATTGGGCCGGGCGTTGTTGTCATTGGTGAATACGAAGTATTGTTGGGGCTTGCCAGGAGCGGGGATGACTACGGCGGCCTGCGCCGTAGAACTGTTACCCAGCAGGCCTGTGCCGTTGGGCATGGGCTGGTGGTTGCGGTTCCAGACGGTGAGGCCGTCTGTGTAAAACAAGAGGTTTCCTTGCTGGTCAGAGAAAGTGGCGCAACCTTCCGTGGTGTTCATGGCGCTGTTGAGCAGGGGAGAAGGGGTACCTGAACTGAAGTCCAGGCCGGCAGCATTGCCAAAATACCAGTTGTTGCTTTGCCTCTGGGCAGACGCCGTCTGTAGCAGACAACAGAGCAGGCAGAACGCGGCAAGCCCACTGGCCACCCGCCTCAAGAAAGTAAAAAAGTGCACAACAAAGGGTTTAGATAGAATTGGGGTGACAAATCTAAGAAAGCCGAGGGGCAATTGAAACACCCGTCAATGCTTTTTAGCGCACATTCTCAATCACTTATGGTTTTAGCCTGTTTTCCTGAAAATGAGCCAAAAACGCCTTTTCTGGATTATCCCCAGCTTTAGAACGAGGATAGGGTAGGAAGGGATTATTTTGCGCGCATCGGCCTGGCGGGCTTGGCACTTTTTGAAGAAGAAGGAACTGCCCCTTGCTTCATACGTTTTGGTCCGTACCAGAGCCAGAAGCCTGTTATGGTGAAGATAAGCAGGGCCAAGCCCATGATGGTGCTGTACATGACCTTTAACGTGCCGCTGTCCAGGCCAAAGATTCGGTCCAGAATGGTACCGTCATGCAGGTGCTCAACAAAATCGGCGCGGCGGGTCTCCAGGTGCAGAGCTTTGCCGGTGGCGGCGTCCAGCTGCACGCCCAGATAGTCTTCCACAAACAGGAATTTAACGGTGCCCTTGTCTGGTCGCATGTCAATACGGTCAAGGGTTAGGCTAGAAGCGTTTCTGCCCAGGGAGTCTTGCATGGTTTGAAAGGCGCTCTGGGTGAGGCTGTCCACGGGGAGCCAGTCTTGCAGGTTGGTTGAAGAGCCAGCGTGGGTTTTAGCCAGAAGGAGGCCGCCCGTGTGCTTCTTCCAGCCCAGCAGCAGGCCTGTGATGGAAATGACAAAGAAGAACACAAACAGTAAGGCTCCCGTGAGACGGTGCACTTTTCTAAAATCGCGCAAGACGCGCGCCTGTTTCTGTCTTTTGGTA
The nucleotide sequence above comes from Nibribacter ruber. Encoded proteins:
- a CDS encoding DUF4142 domain-containing protein, which encodes MKKRLCFLLCSACMFMMSSCGGSSDSTSVDAAGKHNEDLLETTGKDEKAGWFVAEAASAGMLEAELGRLASSKANAPQVKALGQTLLNHHTQTNGQLRQIADLKNLMLPTQMGDDQQENYNEVMSKNGPAFDKAYLEGIIQHHKKSIKEYEEMAQEGTDVELKAFASKSLPMLRAHLAQAEQLEDQLNL
- a CDS encoding DUF4142 domain-containing protein, producing MMKNWIYALGVAGILCTASGCATLGIGTDGTPADTGTGTGTPSTKQADQAFVSSAASSGQLEVRLSEVAVQKAVTIEVREFSRLMVQHHTKANSELQGLARQHGLTFSTTLQADHQAIYERVSKLTGAAFEKAYASEMEAAHRQDVVLYQAASSGVTLNTPLRGFALKTLPVLQGHLRLATQLKNVLN
- a CDS encoding DUF4142 domain-containing protein, with amino-acid sequence MRNLKHIWMGALAAGALAGCSRIDASTANTVPTTDGYTNNVMSTNDAAGVTKESGSAGYMTTTTTGVPPATMQYDNRPLTEERFLTEAASSSLLEVALGRLAVQKAMDPEVKQFGQTMIDYHAKARQDLKTVADGMNLDLPVTMIPRHQKLLGKLQDESGASFDRKYMDAMEEAHKEDLAKFEMVSNSAASTSVRAFAIRTLPILRVHTHRADQLEDKVERAGN
- a CDS encoding DUF4142 domain-containing protein, with amino-acid sequence MKKTLFFFAAGAMLFGAACTSTTTDADTNTTAETTTDATATTTTETTTTTTADASSTDNASGMLDATTIANMNDATFMMTAASSNMLEIEAGKLAAQQATNAEVKRFAQMMVDHHTKASQEQMTIASQMNVTLPTALMPMHQTMLDKLQNKTGKDFDEEYMDMMEVAHKMDIALFEAKSNNAQEPTVKAFAAKGLPMLKSHQEMATKIEDQVD
- the uvrA gene encoding excinuclease ABC subunit UvrA, with protein sequence MTPKDTDATQVANKHTSTTVDVPFIEVYGAREHNLKNISLKIPRNELVVFTGISGSGKSSLAFDTIYAEGQRRYMETFSAYARSFLGGMERPNVDKIEGLSPVISIEQKTTSRNPRSTVGTITEIYDFLRLLYARTAEAFSYETGEKMVKQSDDQIVNHIMEYFNGKRTIILAPVVKGRKGHYRELFEQIRKMGFLRARIDGELVELTPKMQVDRYKIHDIEIVIDKLVPSAEDRYRLSTSIQNALQHGKGTALAMDADTNETQFYSRHLMDPATGIAYDDPAPNTFSFNSPYGACPVCNGLGEIQELTEESIVPSKSVSISRGGIAPLGEYRDIWIFSQIQALLKRHKLSLMAPIEDIPEEAWHQLMYGFEEEDPKGKKEPFVFEGVINFLKKQLESDSDNVRAWIQEYTQQSTCPECNGYRLKKESLHFKLDNTHIGQLSEMDIQQLADWIANLEDRLNDRQNLIARELLKEIRKRIGFLVDVGLEYLHLHRSVRTLSGGESQRIRLATQIGTQLVGVLYIMDEPSIGLHQRDNEKLIKALQDLRDLGNSVVVVEHDKDMILAADYVVDIGPGAGIHGGQIVTAGTPQEMMESGTTTADYLSYRRGIPVRRQKREGNGKSVILRGATGHNLKDVTLELPLGKLICVTGVSGSGKSSLIHDTLYPILNKHFFHAKREPLPFKGIEGLNHIDKVIEVDQSPIGRTPRSNPATYTGVFTEIRSLFASMPEAKIRGYAAGRFSFNVKGGRCETCEGAGMRTIEMNFMPDVYVPCETCKGKRYNRETLEVRFKGKSVTDILDMTVEQAVEFFEHQPRILRKIKTLNDVGLGYITLGQQATTLSGGEAQRVKLATELSKKDTGRTLYILDEPTTGLHFQDIEHLSDVLNRLVDKGNSVLIIEHNMDLIKVADHVIDIGPEGGAKGGSIVAQGTPEEVAATGLGHTSRFLKDELSTSLYVDAPKFVADEPEDTFDDAPVEEVKEKKPRGRKKKEENVDGSTSSEVKEKKKPGPKKKKTE
- a CDS encoding alanine racemase, whose protein sequence is MATSFLNQISEPTLLLNEQIAKANIQRMAQKAQRAGVRLRPHFKTHQSWQVGEWFKEAGTTAITVSSVKMAQYFARHGWQDITVAFPLNRRQLPQIQELAQQITLHLVITSADDVVFLREHLQHPVHLWIKVDTGYGRTGIKAEDTATLDAVLQELKQPSAHRFQGFLAHAGHSYKARGQEQIAAVHQQTLDKMRSLKERYLGDWPHLQLSIGDTPCCSVMEDFSGIDEIRPGNYVFYDLTQHQIGSCQLQDIAVALACPIVALHPDRNEVILYGGSVHFSKDVLPLPEGNIFGLVVPLTEKGWGESLPNTAVVSLSQEHGIVRTTPKLMHHFQQGGLVGVLPVHSCLTADVARSYLTLTGEWLEHLSGVVL
- a CDS encoding T9SS type B sorting domain-containing protein, whose protein sequence is MHFFTFLRRVASGLAAFCLLCCLLQTASAQRQSNNWYFGNAAGLDFSSGTPSPLLNSAMNTTEGCATFSDQQGNLLFYTDGLTVWNRNHQPMPNGTGLLGNSSTAQAAVVIPAPGKPQQYFVFTNDNNARPNGLRYSIVDMSLAGGLGDVTSKNIYLTAQVSEMLTAIRHPTEQAYWVLAHRFGSDVFLAYKIDAYGIRPGISSSAGGVHSADPAGTGAIGCMKFSPDGTKLAVASKAVGAEVYDFDANTGLVSNAIKVTGIHQGYGTEFSPSGSLLYFTTTGNQQLFQVDLKAGNAAAIAGSTLLISAIGQDGATRYVGGSLQQGPDGKVYVARPTSEHLGVINAPEVRGPGCMYVDRGVYLGGRLSMCGLPVFMQSFFYYDGELKMANTCFGEETTFTLNMGPNSPAPQSTVWEFGDPASGILNSSNETIGNHTFTAPGKYKVKLTRKFINTLEEYTIEFVVQPLPNVNLGPDRQICPGTLTLLDATTSDATAYLWSNGATTPTITTSTPGTYSVQVTSSTGCTQTDEVIVSLLPVPAFDLGANLSLCEGETTVLNATPASGNSFTYLWQDGSTGPTYTVTKPGRYEVKVTNAEGCSTSDAITIAYKPLPLVNLGPDRVLCAQDPLTLGTAQAGASYKWSTGATTATISPAVSGTYWQEVTINGCTSRDEVNVLFNPLPVVNLGPDVTLCLGKTKLMSVERPNATYRWQDGSTLPTFTVTEQGTYWVDVTNEFNCTTRDEIKVYYLTPPTIELGNDTTLCYGDVLTIGKELPDVTYLWSDGSTNATLDVTKPGTYRVTVSLQDICIESDILTIKTKDCVGGLFIPNIFTPNGDGINDNFFIMGLLDPKNNTDVARWELSVYDRWGKRVYYTKDYRNEWEGKGFSDGVYYYHLAHSQDGRLLKGWVEIVR